From the Bacillus tuaregi genome, one window contains:
- the thiM gene encoding hydroxyethylthiazole kinase, which yields MRKTMVHGLLKRIKEMNPLIHNITNIVVANFSANGLLALGASPVMADAVEEAAEMAKASAAVVINMGTLNRDTVEAMIAAGKAANESNIPVILDPVGVGATFFRTQSAQMLLKEVQFSVIRGNSAEIANLIGEKWEVKGVDAGMVKGDVYSLARDAAKSLHAVVVVTGKEDIISDGTVTNVVYNGHPLLTNVTGTGCLLTAVIGAFAAVEKNYLNAATAALVFYGVAAEIAANKTEGQGQGSFQTEFLNQLSLVSSSEIDLYGSFTRL from the coding sequence ATGAGAAAAACTATGGTACATGGACTGTTAAAAAGAATAAAAGAAATGAATCCACTCATACATAATATTACAAATATAGTAGTGGCTAATTTCTCTGCTAATGGGCTGCTAGCTCTTGGGGCATCGCCGGTTATGGCCGATGCTGTGGAAGAAGCAGCTGAAATGGCAAAAGCTTCTGCAGCTGTCGTCATCAATATGGGTACGTTGAATCGTGATACGGTAGAAGCTATGATTGCTGCTGGGAAAGCAGCAAATGAGAGTAATATTCCGGTCATTTTAGATCCTGTTGGTGTTGGTGCGACGTTCTTCCGAACTCAATCTGCTCAAATGCTATTAAAGGAAGTGCAATTTTCCGTTATTCGCGGTAATAGTGCTGAAATTGCAAATCTTATTGGAGAGAAATGGGAAGTAAAGGGTGTTGACGCGGGAATGGTGAAAGGTGATGTTTATAGCCTTGCTCGAGATGCCGCTAAAAGCCTTCATGCAGTAGTAGTTGTGACAGGAAAGGAAGATATAATAAGCGATGGTACCGTAACAAATGTTGTTTATAATGGTCATCCACTATTAACCAATGTTACAGGTACGGGCTGTTTGCTAACAGCTGTGATTGGGGCCTTTGCCGCTGTAGAAAAGAATTATTTGAATGCAGCAACTGCAGCACTTGTTTTCTATGGAGTGGCTGCTGAAATAGCCGCTAACAAAACAGAAGGACAGGGACAAGGTAGCTTTCAAACTGAATTTCTCAATCAGCTTTCACTTGTATCTTCGTCAGAAATTGATTTATATGGGTCATTTACTAGATTATAA
- a CDS encoding IclR family transcriptional regulator, producing MAQANEGETYLSSVKNALRILNSFTMDEPEKKISEISTSLGLNKSTVSRTMATLASEGFVFKDPEKKTYRLGFSILTLSGVINSNMDIYRESQPILHKLVETIGETAHISVFDNLEVIYIQKVECNHPVRYLTHVGKRNPPYCTSSGKVFMAFASDAVVNTIIENGLEKFTKHTITNPDELRAHLKEIRENGFAYSFEEFSEGVVTIAAPIYDYTGKVIASLSIVGPKQRINQHKIPVIAKKIIAASQEISRNMGYSH from the coding sequence ATGGCACAGGCTAATGAAGGAGAAACTTATCTTTCTTCTGTAAAAAATGCTTTGCGAATCTTGAACAGCTTTACAATGGATGAACCAGAAAAGAAGATAAGCGAAATTTCCACATCACTTGGATTGAATAAAAGTACGGTCTCAAGGACAATGGCAACACTAGCCAGTGAAGGCTTTGTCTTTAAGGATCCGGAAAAAAAGACCTATCGCTTAGGGTTTTCGATTCTCACATTAAGCGGAGTTATTAACAGTAACATGGATATATACCGTGAATCACAGCCCATACTCCATAAATTAGTCGAAACAATTGGTGAAACGGCACATATATCCGTTTTTGACAATTTGGAGGTCATCTATATTCAAAAAGTAGAATGTAACCACCCAGTACGTTATTTAACCCATGTTGGAAAAAGGAATCCTCCGTATTGCACAAGCTCAGGAAAGGTATTCATGGCTTTCGCAAGCGATGCTGTAGTTAATACTATTATTGAAAATGGCTTAGAAAAGTTCACGAAACATACGATTACAAATCCAGACGAATTAAGGGCACATCTAAAGGAAATAAGAGAAAACGGCTTTGCCTACAGCTTTGAGGAATTTTCAGAAGGGGTTGTAACAATTGCAGCACCTATTTATGACTATACCGGCAAAGTGATTGCTTCCCTTTCCATTGTTGGTCCAAAGCAAAGAATCAATCAACATAAAATACCAGTTATTGCCAAAAAAATAATTGCTGCAAGCCAAGAAATATCAAGAAATATGGGCTACTCACATTAA
- a CDS encoding branched-chain amino acid aminotransferase, producing MLRKQIMLYVERLLAEKQSAEGEKYSVELYKEEKDYIERHRLLPEDSSVILIEKDPASRFQQVYIERSNKETEELLAEESTAFLDQPIGYFKQKLDEFMYLESPWFEVIGVDAISFEADSVFYHYDVMLGLKLPKKAENRIKAFLTTNLQQEDATFDLMFSANDGLWDLNFSLNNLMEYKEKWTIREAYHAIYELLFHLVEEIEEGS from the coding sequence ATGCTACGAAAACAAATAATGTTATACGTTGAGAGATTATTAGCTGAAAAACAGTCAGCAGAAGGTGAAAAATACTCTGTTGAATTGTATAAGGAAGAGAAGGATTACATTGAGCGGCATAGATTGCTGCCGGAGGACTCGTCTGTAATCCTTATTGAAAAAGATCCAGCTTCTAGGTTTCAACAAGTATATATTGAAAGAAGCAATAAAGAAACGGAAGAATTATTAGCTGAGGAATCGACCGCTTTTTTAGATCAGCCTATTGGATATTTTAAGCAGAAGCTTGATGAATTTATGTACTTGGAATCTCCATGGTTTGAGGTGATTGGTGTTGATGCGATTTCATTTGAAGCAGATAGTGTTTTTTACCATTATGATGTCATGCTGGGCTTAAAACTACCAAAAAAAGCAGAAAATAGGATCAAAGCCTTTTTAACTACCAATCTTCAGCAGGAAGATGCAACGTTTGATTTAATGTTTAGTGCAAATGACGGACTTTGGGATTTGAATTTTTCATTAAATAATCTAATGGAGTACAAAGAGAAATGGACGATACGGGAAGCCTATCATGCGATCTATGAGCTGCTGTTTCATTTGGTCGAGGAAATTGAAGAAGGTAGTTGA
- a CDS encoding 2-keto-4-pentenoate hydratase, whose protein sequence is MANEIIKKITDYLVSAEVEKREVVKVTSTIKPDLTVEEAYQAQELLVQTKLDQGHRIVGPKMGLTSKAKWDQMGVSEPIYGYVFDYMLVDNGGVVPFQIHPKVEAEIAFLIGEDIEGPGITGAQVLAKTEYVLPALEIIDSRYENFNFTLTDVIADNASTSRVVFGNTLKKPSELDLDLVGSTLSINGQIKELGAGAAVLGHPANAIAVLANMLARKGQKIKKGDLILSGALTSAVLLNVGDFVSGKFDGLGEVTFTVGE, encoded by the coding sequence ATGGCAAATGAAATCATTAAGAAAATTACCGATTATTTAGTATCTGCAGAGGTAGAAAAGCGTGAAGTGGTAAAAGTAACTTCAACCATTAAACCGGATTTAACTGTTGAAGAAGCATACCAAGCACAAGAATTACTTGTTCAAACCAAATTAGATCAAGGTCACCGCATTGTTGGACCTAAAATGGGACTTACAAGTAAAGCAAAATGGGACCAAATGGGTGTATCTGAGCCTATTTATGGCTATGTTTTTGATTATATGCTAGTTGATAATGGCGGAGTTGTCCCATTCCAAATCCATCCAAAGGTTGAAGCGGAAATTGCATTCCTAATCGGCGAAGATATTGAAGGACCTGGAATTACCGGTGCACAAGTATTAGCGAAAACAGAATATGTTTTACCTGCGCTTGAAATCATTGATAGCCGTTATGAAAACTTTAATTTCACATTGACAGATGTTATTGCAGATAATGCATCTACATCTAGAGTGGTATTTGGTAATACATTGAAGAAGCCTAGTGAGCTTGACCTTGATTTAGTAGGCTCTACATTATCTATCAATGGACAAATTAAAGAATTAGGAGCAGGTGCTGCTGTATTAGGACATCCTGCTAATGCCATTGCCGTTCTTGCTAATATGCTAGCAAGAAAAGGACAAAAGATTAAGAAGGGCGATTTAATTCTTTCTGGTGCGCTAACAAGCGCTGTACTGTTAAACGTTGGGGATTTTGTATCAGGCAAATTTGACGGTCTTGGTGAAGTTACTTTCACAGTCGGTGAATAA
- a CDS encoding aldehyde dehydrogenase: MSVDTKNTIVEPIVKAFDCLHFIDGKFVPSVDGKTFNNVNPVTEEVYGTVAEGSAADIDLAVAAAKRAFEEGPWGKMSTQERSKIIRKVGDILEARQEEIAQLESLDTGKHLKFSRHVDAPRAAANFHFFADYMISVGTEAFQDEVHGAINYGFRRPIGVVGLIQPWNLPLFLLTWKLAPALAAGCTVVIKPSELTPMTATKLMEILKEAGVPDGVVNLVHGFGQGAGSAINKHPDIAGIGFIGQVSTGAKIMEEASKTLKKLSFELGGKNPNIIFSDVNIDEVVETTIRSSFTNQGEVCVCGENIFVERSIYDEFVEKLAARTRQLKVGNPFDMEYDQGALVAKVHYDKVMSYFKIAEEEGATFVTGGKRPEGLDKGYFVEPTIITGLEYGARCTREEIFGPVVSIIPFDTEEEVIAMANDSRVGLSNTIWTNDIRRAHRVAQSIESGLSYINCWFVRDFRTPFGGTKDSGLGRVGGVHSWEFYTELTNICVKL, translated from the coding sequence ATGTCAGTTGACACTAAAAATACAATTGTTGAACCAATCGTAAAAGCGTTTGATTGTTTACATTTTATTGACGGTAAATTCGTTCCATCTGTTGATGGTAAAACATTTAATAATGTAAATCCTGTAACAGAAGAAGTATATGGTACAGTTGCTGAGGGAAGTGCAGCGGATATCGATTTAGCGGTTGCAGCTGCTAAACGTGCTTTTGAAGAAGGTCCTTGGGGAAAAATGAGCACACAGGAACGCTCAAAGATTATCCGTAAGGTTGGAGATATCTTAGAGGCAAGGCAAGAAGAAATTGCCCAATTAGAGTCATTAGATACTGGTAAGCATCTTAAATTCTCCCGTCACGTTGATGCTCCGCGTGCAGCAGCAAACTTCCATTTCTTTGCTGATTATATGATTTCTGTAGGAACAGAAGCATTTCAAGATGAAGTACACGGTGCGATTAACTACGGATTCCGCCGCCCAATCGGAGTAGTTGGATTAATCCAGCCATGGAACCTTCCATTATTCTTATTAACTTGGAAACTAGCACCAGCATTAGCAGCGGGATGTACAGTAGTCATTAAGCCTTCTGAATTAACACCAATGACGGCAACAAAGCTTATGGAAATCCTGAAAGAAGCCGGCGTTCCAGACGGAGTTGTAAACTTAGTTCATGGATTTGGACAAGGTGCTGGTAGTGCCATCAACAAACATCCTGATATTGCGGGTATCGGATTTATCGGTCAAGTGTCTACTGGTGCTAAGATTATGGAAGAAGCTTCTAAAACATTGAAAAAGCTTTCTTTCGAATTAGGCGGTAAAAACCCTAATATCATTTTCTCTGATGTAAATATTGATGAAGTTGTTGAAACAACGATTAGATCAAGCTTTACCAATCAAGGGGAAGTATGTGTCTGCGGTGAAAATATCTTTGTAGAACGTTCCATCTATGATGAATTCGTTGAAAAATTAGCAGCAAGAACAAGACAATTAAAAGTTGGTAACCCATTTGATATGGAGTATGACCAAGGGGCATTGGTTGCGAAAGTACATTATGATAAAGTAATGAGCTACTTCAAAATTGCGGAAGAAGAAGGTGCTACTTTCGTGACAGGCGGTAAGCGTCCTGAAGGTTTAGATAAGGGATATTTCGTTGAGCCAACGATTATTACGGGATTAGAATATGGTGCTCGTTGTACTCGTGAAGAAATCTTTGGACCAGTTGTTTCAATTATTCCATTTGATACAGAAGAAGAAGTCATTGCGATGGCCAACGATTCCCGTGTCGGATTAAGTAACACAATCTGGACTAACGATATCCGCCGTGCACACCGTGTTGCACAATCAATCGAATCTGGATTATCCTACATCAACTGCTGGTTCGTTCGCGACTTCAGAACTCCATTCGGTGGTACAAAAGACAGTGGGCTTGGCCGTGTCGGCGGTGTACACAGCTGGGAGTTCTATACAGAATTAACGAATATTTGTGTGAAACTATAA
- a CDS encoding 4-oxalocrotonate tautomerase has protein sequence MAMPFIQINIMEGRPPEKITELISNVTDTVSETLGAPKQTVRVLVTEMPKTHWGIGGVPAKDLGR, from the coding sequence ATTGCTATGCCATTCATTCAAATTAACATTATGGAAGGTCGACCACCTGAAAAAATTACAGAATTAATCAGCAATGTGACAGACACTGTATCAGAAACTCTTGGAGCTCCGAAACAAACTGTTCGTGTATTAGTTACGGAAATGCCTAAGACACATTGGGGAATTGGTGGAGTACCTGCCAAAGACCTTGGAAGATAA
- a CDS encoding 2-keto-4-pentenoate hydratase: MTSKIEKFAAALAQAEATKVGTDPLTTVDPEINVDEAYYIQLENIKKKLSEGQKIVGKKIGLTSVAVQKMLGVDEPDYGHLLDSMVVENGGTVDMKDMLQPKIEGEIAFVLKKDLKGPNVTAVDVIQATDYVLPAIEIVDSRVQDWKIKLPDTVADNASSGLYVLGGKPTKLEDIDIELLGMVLYQNGEMINTGVGAAALGSPITCVAWLANRLADYDISLKAGEVILSGALSGMVVANAGDSFTARFAHLGQVSVNFK, encoded by the coding sequence ATGACAAGTAAAATTGAAAAATTTGCTGCGGCTCTTGCACAGGCAGAAGCAACTAAAGTAGGAACTGATCCACTTACTACTGTAGATCCGGAAATCAATGTGGATGAGGCTTACTACATTCAATTAGAAAATATCAAAAAGAAATTAAGTGAAGGACAAAAAATTGTCGGTAAAAAAATCGGTTTAACTTCTGTAGCGGTTCAGAAAATGTTAGGTGTTGATGAACCGGATTATGGTCATCTGTTAGACAGCATGGTAGTGGAAAACGGCGGAACGGTTGATATGAAAGACATGCTTCAGCCAAAAATAGAAGGTGAAATTGCCTTTGTTTTGAAAAAAGATTTAAAGGGTCCTAATGTGACAGCAGTTGATGTTATTCAAGCAACAGATTATGTGTTGCCGGCTATTGAAATCGTTGACAGTCGTGTACAGGATTGGAAAATCAAGCTGCCAGACACTGTAGCAGATAATGCATCTTCAGGACTATATGTATTAGGTGGAAAACCTACAAAGTTAGAGGATATTGATATTGAATTGCTTGGCATGGTTTTATATCAAAATGGTGAAATGATTAATACAGGTGTCGGTGCAGCGGCACTCGGCAGTCCTATTACATGTGTAGCCTGGTTAGCTAATCGTCTAGCCGATTATGATATTTCTTTGAAAGCTGGTGAAGTCATTCTTTCCGGAGCTCTTTCAGGTATGGTCGTAGCCAATGCTGGAGATTCATTCACAGCAAGATTTGCCCATTTAGGACAGGTTAGCGTTAATTTCAAATAA
- a CDS encoding metal-sulfur cluster assembly factor — MSNELVEQIYEVLEEVMDPELGIDIVNLGLVYEVEVNEEKQAFIKMTMTSMGCPMAGQIMADAKMKLSMNIKELTDIQIDIVWNPPWGKDKMSRYAKIALGVRD; from the coding sequence GTGAGTAATGAATTAGTTGAGCAAATATATGAAGTACTTGAAGAAGTGATGGATCCAGAGCTCGGAATAGATATTGTCAATTTAGGGCTAGTCTATGAAGTCGAAGTTAACGAAGAAAAGCAGGCATTTATCAAAATGACCATGACATCTATGGGTTGTCCAATGGCTGGTCAAATAATGGCTGATGCGAAAATGAAGCTGTCAATGAATATAAAGGAGTTAACAGATATTCAAATTGATATTGTCTGGAATCCGCCCTGGGGGAAGGACAAAATGTCTCGATATGCAAAAATTGCTTTAGGGGTACGGGATTAA